A genomic stretch from Sphingomonas faeni includes:
- a CDS encoding DUF4142 domain-containing protein, with protein sequence MMTKYLGLLLFAATSAPLAAQTPPPPPPAEAKSSAAAYVAAAGMSDLYEINSSQVALQKSQTPAVRKFATMLIKHHQKTTAATMAAAKKAGLTPMPPALDAGATASINELQTASAADFDRLYLGQQVPAHQAALDLHQSYAAGGDQAPLRASAKAAVPIVKQHLNAAMKMNTGRPMGNMSGM encoded by the coding sequence ATGATGACGAAGTATCTTGGCCTATTGCTGTTCGCTGCGACCAGCGCACCACTGGCAGCGCAGACCCCGCCGCCTCCACCCCCCGCCGAGGCAAAGTCGTCGGCGGCAGCTTATGTTGCTGCTGCTGGAATGAGCGATCTTTACGAAATCAATTCGAGCCAAGTGGCGCTTCAGAAGTCGCAGACGCCAGCCGTGCGCAAGTTTGCGACGATGCTGATCAAGCACCACCAGAAAACGACGGCTGCGACGATGGCAGCGGCGAAAAAGGCAGGGCTGACGCCGATGCCGCCGGCGCTCGACGCAGGCGCGACGGCGTCGATCAACGAACTGCAAACCGCCTCGGCGGCGGATTTCGACCGGCTGTATCTGGGCCAGCAGGTTCCAGCGCACCAGGCGGCACTCGATCTTCACCAGAGCTATGCCGCCGGTGGCGATCAGGCACCGTTACGGGCCTCGGCCAAGGCTGCCGTTCCCATCGTGAAGCAACATCTGAATGCCGCGATGAAGATGAATACGGGCAGGCCGATGGGCAACATGTCCGGGATGTAA